CTCGGGATTCAGCCATTCTTTGCAGGAAGCCTGGAACGGTTGAAATTAAGCAAGGGGAAGATGACGATTCCCTTTCCGTCAATGTGATCGAGTCCGACGATGCGATCGGGGAATACCCGATCCTTTTGGGCCGCAATGTGATGGTCAACGATGGCCAGCAGGTGACGGCTGGGGAATTACTTACAGACGGTCCGATCAATCCCCACGAGCTTCTGGAATGCTTCTTCGAAGACTTCCGTAGCCGCAAGCCTTTGATGGATGCTGCTCAAGAAGCGATTGCGAATCTGCAGCACCGGCTTGTCACTGAAGTTCAGAACGTCTACAAGTCTCAGGGTGTCTCGATTGACGACAAGCACATCGAAGTGATTGTGCGTCAAATGACCAGCAAGGTTCGGGTTGAAGACGCTGGCGACACGACCCTTCTCCCTGGAGAGTTGATCGAGCTAAGGCAGGTCGAAGACACCAACCAAGCGATGGCTATTACGGGTGGTGCTCCGTCTGAGTTCACTCCGGTTTTGCTGGGTATTACCAAGGCGTCCCTCAACACAGATAGCTTTATCTCTGCGGCGTCCTTCCAGGAAACAACTCGCGTTCTCACTGAAGCTGCGATTGAAGGGAAGAGTGATTGGCTCCGTGGTCTCAAGGAGAACGTGATCATTGGTCGCCTGATCCCTGCTGGCACCGGTTTCAGTGGCTTCGAAGAGGAGCTCCAGAAGGAAGCTGGTCCACACCCCGACATCCTTTCGGAGGACCCTGCGGGATACCGCCGGATGCAAAATCTGCGTCCGGACTACACCGTGGATATGCCCCCCGCGGCCAGCTCGAGTGCCTTGCTCGCTGATCCCAGTGATGCTGATCTAGAGGCCACACGGACCCGCCACAACATCGATCCTTCCGCCAGCACGAATGCTGCATTTACACGGCCGGATGTTGATAACGAGCTCAAGGAAGAGCAAGTTGTTGATGCCGAGGCTGTTGAAGGTCTTCAAGAAGAGGGCTTGCTCTCTGACGATTGACCGTTCACCTTTGCGCTCGTTATTGATTGATCCATGATTGAACCCACCGAAATCCCCCAACGTCGCTTACCCCGTTATGGCTTCCATGGCCATACCGAGAAGTTGAATGGGCGCATGGCCATGCTTGGTTTCATTGCCCTGTTGATTGTGGAATTCAAGCTCGGTCATGGGTTGTTGAATTGGTGAAGAATGTCTTGCTCGGTCGCAGTGCGGCCGAGTTAGAAGACTGGGCGGTTGCTCAGGGGCATAAGTCCTTTCGAGGACGCCAAATCCACGATTGGCTGTACAACAAAGGCGTCAAATCTCTTTCAGAGATCTCCGCTCTTCCAAAGCAATGGCGCACTGAGCTTGAGGCTCAAACCTTCCGGGTTGGCCGTTTGAAGCTTGTGCATCAATCGGTTGCAGCCGATGCCACAACAAAGTTGTTGTTGGCCACAGACGACGGCGAAACCATTGAAACGGTCGGTATTCCAACGGACCAACGACTCACGGTCTGCATCTCGAGCCAAGTGGGGTGTCCGATGGCCTGTCGTTTTTGCGCGACTGGCAAAAGTGGCTTGCAGCGATCGTTGGCAACCCATGAAATTGTCGATCAGGTTCTGAGTGTGCGTGAGGCGATGGATCGTCGTCCGTCCCACGTTGTTTTTATGGGGATGGGAGAGCCCTTGCTCAATAGCGAAGCGGTGTTGGAGACCATTCGTTGTTTGAATACAGACCTTGGCATTGGGCAGCGGCGCATCACCGTGAGCACCGTTGGTGTGCCCAAAACACTGCCCCAGTTAGCAGAGTTGGCGATGGAGAAACTGGGGCGAGCTCAATTCACCCTTGCGGTGAGTTTGC
The DNA window shown above is from Synechococcus sp. CC9902 and carries:
- the rlmN gene encoding 23S rRNA (adenine(2503)-C(2))-methyltransferase RlmN — translated: MKNVLLGRSAAELEDWAVAQGHKSFRGRQIHDWLYNKGVKSLSEISALPKQWRTELEAQTFRVGRLKLVHQSVAADATTKLLLATDDGETIETVGIPTDQRLTVCISSQVGCPMACRFCATGKSGLQRSLATHEIVDQVLSVREAMDRRPSHVVFMGMGEPLLNSEAVLETIRCLNTDLGIGQRRITVSTVGVPKTLPQLAELAMEKLGRAQFTLAVSLHAPNQQLREELIPTAHAYPYDDLLDDCRHYLDLTGRRVSFEYILLGELNDHPEHAAELADRVGGFQSHVNLIAYNPIEEEEFKRPTSQRIEAFRRVLERRGVAVSLRASRGLDQNAACGQLRRQHLTGSDLT
- a CDS encoding high light inducible protein, which codes for MIEPTEIPQRRLPRYGFHGHTEKLNGRMAMLGFIALLIVEFKLGHGLLNW